A stretch of the Desulfobaculum bizertense DSM 18034 genome encodes the following:
- a CDS encoding flavodoxin codes for MSKVLIVYGSTTGNTESVSDVIEKELKQAGHEVDVKNAASVEADGMANGYDSVLLGCSTWGDSDIELQDDFVPLLDDLDKAGLSGKRVAVYGCGDSSYEHFCGAVDVIEEKAESLGADMVAASLKIDGDPEDDDVLSWIQGFSAKL; via the coding sequence ATGAGCAAAGTCTTGATTGTTTACGGTTCCACAACTGGCAACACCGAAAGCGTCAGTGATGTCATTGAAAAAGAACTGAAACAGGCAGGTCACGAGGTAGACGTCAAAAACGCGGCCTCTGTTGAGGCCGACGGCATGGCAAATGGATATGACTCAGTCCTGCTTGGTTGCTCCACCTGGGGCGACTCTGACATTGAGCTTCAGGACGACTTTGTCCCACTGCTTGACGATCTGGACAAAGCTGGCCTCTCCGGAAAACGCGTTGCCGTATACGGATGCGGAGACAGCTCTTACGAGCATTTTTGCGGAGCCGTCGATGTCATCGAAGAAAAGGCCGAGAGCCTTGGGGCAGACATGGTCGCCGCCTCTCTCAAAATTGATGGCGATCCAGAAGATGATGATGTTCTTTCCTGGATTCAGGGATTCAGCGCGAAACTCTAA
- a CDS encoding AraC family transcriptional regulator: protein MRKRLVAALAEMTPHEGPNTTFLKNVTLVRISEHRARVPLLYDQSMCLAAQGHKVCHLPHAELTYGEKDLLVIPTVVPVEIDLCPEDGVPLLSLTLSIDLTTIQELLTQMKGVAGFDEQQLSPPGLYLEPLTEEIVDATARLLDVLRTQEQAEVLGPGIIRELHYYLLRGAQGHQLAAAACGDTSYARISRVLRRIHDDYAKPLDVAELAGLANMSQRAFYSHFKAVTSLAPVQYVKKIRLEKARKSIAVLGAGVGAAARSVGYESPSQFSREFKRHFGYAPRDAVLYSAVLDGAKP, encoded by the coding sequence ATGCGAAAACGGCTTGTCGCAGCTTTGGCGGAAATGACGCCACATGAAGGTCCAAATACGACGTTTCTCAAAAACGTCACGCTGGTGCGGATTTCCGAGCACCGCGCTCGCGTACCACTTTTGTATGACCAGAGTATGTGCCTTGCCGCACAGGGACATAAGGTCTGCCATTTGCCGCATGCAGAGCTGACGTATGGTGAGAAAGATCTGTTGGTTATTCCTACGGTCGTGCCCGTTGAAATAGACCTGTGCCCAGAGGACGGCGTGCCTCTTTTGAGTCTGACGCTTTCGATAGACCTGACGACTATACAGGAACTCTTGACGCAGATGAAGGGTGTCGCAGGATTTGACGAACAGCAGCTTTCGCCTCCCGGGCTGTATCTTGAGCCTCTGACGGAAGAGATTGTCGATGCGACCGCAAGGCTTTTGGATGTGTTGCGGACACAGGAGCAGGCAGAAGTGCTGGGGCCTGGAATTATCCGGGAGCTTCATTATTATTTATTGAGAGGTGCACAGGGGCATCAGCTTGCGGCTGCGGCGTGTGGAGACACGAGTTATGCTCGTATTTCACGGGTGTTGCGGCGTATTCATGATGATTACGCGAAGCCTCTTGATGTTGCGGAGCTTGCAGGGCTTGCCAACATGTCTCAGCGCGCATTTTATTCGCACTTTAAGGCAGTCACCTCATTGGCTCCTGTGCAATATGTCAAAAAAATTCGTTTGGAAAAGGCACGGAAAAGTATTGCTGTGCTGGGTGCTGGAGTAGGGGCTGCAGCCCGAAGTGTTGGGTACGAAAGCCCTTCGCAGTTTAGCCGGGAGTTTAAACGGCATTTTGGATATGCCCCGCGAGATGCCGTGCTCTACAGCGCTGTTCTGGATGGTGCAAAGCCCTGA